One segment of Methanolinea mesophila DNA contains the following:
- the pheS gene encoding phenylalanine--tRNA ligase subunit alpha: MAELTQNEKKLLAALEPLKTAGPDTLSQILGTREDAVIQHAHLLADRGLAEVLRTTEVSYRLTDEGIEYREHGLPERQLYQSFGDSIPLPDLSKNPFSKIGIGQMRKKGWISIKDGVVKKTGTASEGDDERALRDPSIGGRPVQDLVKRGLLVEEETVSVSIRITSEGTALVRAGLDLTEETGTLTRDQIISGAWKDLALRRYDVGKLPKKAYPGKIHPYQRLIDHMRHLLLEMGFTEIQGSVVQSAFWNFDALFQPQDHPAREMQDTFYLGERLAVPEGYERVRDMHLFGGETTSSGWGGAWSRDKAEQCVLRTHTTSLSIQHLACNPEPPVKAFCISRVYRREAIDPTHLPEFEQLEGIVMDEGVSFRHLLGYLKEFYGRMGFEDVRFRPAYFPYTEPSVEPEVYVDGLGWVEMGGAGIFREEVTAPWGIRHPVLAWGLGVSRMAMLRLGLKDLRLLYRSDIEWIRETPTWVPEHRRGR, from the coding sequence ATGGCAGAATTAACGCAGAATGAGAAGAAACTGCTCGCGGCACTGGAACCGCTGAAAACTGCCGGGCCGGATACCCTTTCGCAGATTCTCGGCACCAGGGAGGATGCGGTGATCCAGCACGCACACCTTCTCGCCGACCGGGGGCTTGCGGAGGTCCTGCGAACGACGGAGGTATCCTACCGGCTGACCGACGAAGGCATCGAATACCGGGAGCACGGGCTCCCGGAACGGCAGCTTTACCAGAGTTTCGGCGATTCGATCCCGCTCCCGGACCTTTCCAAAAACCCCTTCTCCAAGATAGGGATCGGGCAGATGAGAAAAAAGGGCTGGATATCCATAAAGGATGGCGTGGTAAAAAAGACCGGGACCGCGTCTGAAGGTGACGACGAACGGGCGCTTCGCGATCCCTCCATAGGAGGACGGCCTGTACAGGACCTCGTGAAGCGGGGCCTGCTCGTCGAAGAGGAGACGGTCAGTGTCAGTATCCGGATAACTTCCGAGGGAACCGCACTCGTCCGGGCGGGGCTCGACCTTACCGAGGAGACCGGCACCCTCACCCGTGACCAGATTATCAGCGGTGCGTGGAAAGACCTCGCCCTCCGGCGCTATGATGTGGGAAAACTTCCCAAGAAGGCTTACCCCGGGAAAATCCACCCCTATCAGCGGTTAATCGACCATATGCGTCATCTCCTGCTGGAGATGGGGTTCACCGAGATCCAGGGAAGTGTTGTTCAGAGTGCGTTCTGGAACTTCGACGCCCTGTTCCAGCCCCAGGATCACCCGGCCCGCGAGATGCAGGATACCTTTTACCTCGGGGAGAGGCTCGCGGTCCCGGAGGGATACGAACGGGTCAGGGACATGCACCTCTTCGGCGGAGAGACCACTTCGAGCGGCTGGGGGGGTGCCTGGAGCAGGGACAAGGCCGAGCAGTGCGTGCTCCGGACCCATACCACCAGCCTCTCCATCCAGCACCTGGCGTGCAACCCCGAGCCGCCTGTCAAGGCCTTCTGCATCAGCCGGGTCTATCGCCGCGAGGCCATCGACCCGACACACCTGCCTGAGTTCGAACAACTGGAGGGGATCGTGATGGACGAGGGAGTAAGTTTCCGCCATCTTCTTGGCTATCTCAAGGAGTTCTACGGGAGAATGGGCTTTGAGGACGTGCGGTTCCGGCCGGCGTACTTCCCCTACACCGAGCCCTCCGTGGAGCCCGAAGTGTACGTGGACGGTCTCGGATGGGTCGAGATGGGAGGTGCGGGGATCTTCCGCGAAGAGGTCACCGCACCGTGGGGGATCCGCCACCCCGTGCTTGCATGGGGGCTCGGGGTAAGCCGGATGGCGATGCTCCGCCTGGGCCTGAAAGACCTGCGCCTCCTCTACCGGAGCGATATCGAATGGATCAGGGAGACTCCCACATGGGTCCCCGAACACCGGAGGGGGAGGTAG
- a CDS encoding tryptophan--tRNA ligase — protein sequence MQQEINPWSSDQSLDIERLFGDFGIEPISTVTDLLPSIPYFIRRGVVIGHRDYQRIAEAIRFHRPFHILTGFMPSGHPHLGHLMVMKEVVWHVQQGGSGYITIADREAHAVREISWKKCDEFGKEYLQCLYALGFHGRTYFQSRNDPLKNLAFEASTKVNFSEMQAIYGFSPETDIAHAWSVITQVADILYPQVDGIPAPTIVPVGIDQDPHIRLTRGVAHKLRMFTVEDRESHISVRSKEAPPEALEEVHRAFPGSRKFEGHVDVPGGVCADVADMVREIERRHGGFGFFTPSSTYHRFIPGLQGGKMSSSIPESTIGFFEPPETVKKKVMAAFTGGRSTLAEQKELGGEPGKCSLFALNLFHMVEDDAELGEIRSRCLSGEMSCGQCKKETLARVTEYLAEFREKMDEVEHMVEV from the coding sequence ATGCAGCAGGAGATTAATCCCTGGTCGAGTGACCAATCGCTGGATATCGAACGCCTTTTTGGAGACTTCGGTATCGAACCCATCAGCACGGTGACCGATCTTCTCCCCAGTATTCCATATTTCATCCGCAGGGGAGTGGTGATCGGGCACCGGGATTACCAGAGGATCGCGGAAGCGATCCGGTTTCATCGCCCGTTTCATATCCTGACCGGGTTCATGCCGTCGGGACACCCGCACCTCGGGCACCTGATGGTGATGAAAGAGGTGGTGTGGCACGTCCAACAGGGTGGATCGGGCTACATCACCATCGCCGACCGGGAAGCGCACGCGGTACGTGAGATCTCCTGGAAAAAATGCGACGAGTTCGGAAAGGAATACCTGCAGTGCCTCTACGCGCTCGGGTTCCACGGGAGGACCTATTTCCAGAGCCGTAACGATCCCCTCAAGAACCTGGCGTTCGAAGCCTCGACCAAGGTGAACTTTTCGGAAATGCAGGCAATTTACGGGTTCTCTCCCGAAACCGATATTGCCCATGCCTGGAGCGTGATCACCCAGGTCGCGGATATCCTCTACCCCCAGGTGGACGGCATCCCCGCTCCCACCATCGTCCCGGTAGGCATCGACCAGGACCCGCACATCAGGCTTACCCGCGGGGTGGCCCACAAGCTGCGGATGTTCACCGTGGAAGACCGGGAGAGCCACATCAGCGTCCGGTCGAAGGAGGCACCGCCGGAAGCCCTCGAAGAGGTCCACAGGGCATTCCCGGGGTCACGGAAATTCGAAGGCCACGTGGACGTTCCCGGGGGCGTATGCGCCGATGTGGCGGATATGGTACGGGAGATCGAACGGCGGCACGGGGGGTTCGGATTCTTTACTCCTTCCTCGACGTACCACCGGTTCATCCCCGGGTTGCAGGGGGGGAAGATGTCGTCGAGCATTCCGGAGAGCACCATAGGGTTCTTCGAGCCTCCCGAGACGGTGAAGAAGAAAGTGATGGCCGCATTCACCGGGGGGAGGTCCACCCTCGCCGAGCAGAAGGAGCTCGGCGGGGAGCCCGGGAAATGCTCGCTCTTTGCACTCAACCTGTTCCACATGGTGGAAGACGACGCGGAACTCGGCGAGATCCGGAGTCGTTGTCTCTCCGGCGAGATGAGTTGCGGCCAGTGCAAAAAGGAGACACTCGCCAGGGTCACGGAATACCTGGCGGAATTCCGGGAAAAGATGGATGAAGTGGAGCATATGGTGGAGGTATAA
- the endA gene encoding tRNA-intron lyase — MKARLDGPYVRLGADGVALHEQSGYGRLEEGGVRLAPEEASYLVHRGRIEIQGYSFDSLVALFAERPNFFRSFLVYRDIRERGYAVQTGPQDFRVFRRGQRPGTGHSQYLVRVLSERDLIDFSVLAGEATSALAMRKQYILAVVDDESELTYYEIKVPSLPPMESPVPGGAAEGLLVGRSAIMHAGRDAPGYLGTFGIRLDEGRVVLSPLEILYLLERQLLKLLMAGAGVSATEYRALAGDADPEFAEKYHAYTYLRERGYIPRTGYKFGHHFRVYSGNKVHSEMLVHALPPGAESPMSAVSRSVRMAHSVKKKMLFACEHLTELQFVEFARIKL; from the coding sequence GTGAAGGCCAGACTGGATGGTCCCTACGTCCGCCTCGGTGCGGACGGTGTCGCCCTGCACGAGCAGAGCGGCTATGGGAGGCTGGAAGAAGGCGGGGTAAGACTCGCACCCGAGGAGGCCTCCTACCTCGTACATCGGGGGCGGATCGAGATCCAGGGGTATTCTTTCGATTCTCTCGTGGCGCTCTTCGCCGAACGGCCGAATTTTTTCCGTTCGTTCCTGGTCTACCGCGATATACGGGAACGGGGCTACGCGGTGCAGACCGGCCCGCAGGACTTCCGGGTATTCAGGAGAGGGCAGCGGCCGGGGACCGGGCACTCCCAGTACCTGGTGCGGGTCCTCTCGGAACGGGACCTGATCGATTTCTCGGTCCTGGCCGGAGAAGCGACCTCGGCACTGGCCATGAGAAAACAGTACATCCTGGCTGTCGTGGACGATGAGAGCGAACTGACCTACTACGAGATCAAAGTACCTTCCCTCCCGCCGATGGAGTCCCCCGTCCCCGGTGGGGCCGCGGAGGGACTGTTAGTAGGACGGTCGGCGATCATGCATGCCGGGCGGGACGCTCCCGGCTACCTGGGTACGTTCGGCATCCGCCTGGACGAGGGGAGGGTCGTCCTGTCCCCCCTGGAGATTCTCTATCTCCTCGAACGCCAGTTGCTGAAGCTGCTCATGGCAGGTGCCGGAGTTTCGGCCACCGAGTACAGGGCGCTTGCGGGAGATGCCGACCCCGAATTCGCCGAGAAGTACCATGCCTATACGTACCTCCGCGAACGCGGGTACATCCCCCGCACGGGGTATAAGTTCGGTCATCACTTCAGGGTGTATTCCGGCAACAAGGTCCATTCAGAGATGCTCGTCCATGCATTGCCGCCCGGTGCGGAGAGCCCGATGAGCGCGGTCTCCCGCTCGGTGAGGATGGCGCACAGCGTGAAAAAGAAGATGTTGTTCGCGTGTGAACACTTAACGGAGCTACAATTTGTGGAATTCGCACGGATAAAACTATAG
- a CDS encoding deoxyribonuclease IV produces MVRVGVHVSIAGGIARSVPRAKDAGCDTFQIFSRNPRGWKAKDLDDQDVGEFREWLKQSGISPAVDHMPYLPNLAGSDPDLYGKSVDTLTMELNRCAVLGIPYLVTHLGHHQGEGIGPGRTRVIDAINTALGQADKGAMLLLENTAGEKNGVGNTFEDIGAVLDGVVDQERVGVCFDTCHAFGGGYELRTARGLQETLDNFDRAIGLSRVRVVHCNDSKGDLGSGLDRHEHIGLGYIGEEGFRTILHHPFFRNLPLICETPEDDRRNDAGNLTKVRELAGD; encoded by the coding sequence ATGGTACGTGTCGGAGTGCATGTTTCGATTGCGGGAGGGATCGCCCGCTCAGTTCCCCGGGCAAAGGATGCCGGGTGCGATACTTTCCAGATCTTTTCACGAAACCCGAGGGGCTGGAAAGCCAAGGACCTGGACGACCAGGACGTCGGTGAGTTTCGCGAGTGGCTGAAACAATCCGGGATATCCCCCGCAGTCGACCATATGCCCTACCTCCCGAACCTTGCAGGGTCCGATCCGGACCTTTATGGGAAATCGGTGGATACCCTGACGATGGAACTGAACCGCTGCGCGGTCCTTGGTATCCCATACCTGGTGACGCACCTCGGCCATCACCAGGGCGAAGGAATCGGACCAGGGCGGACCCGGGTGATCGATGCGATAAATACGGCGCTCGGACAGGCGGACAAAGGGGCGATGCTCCTCCTGGAAAATACCGCGGGAGAGAAGAACGGCGTAGGAAACACGTTTGAGGACATCGGAGCCGTACTCGACGGGGTTGTCGACCAGGAACGCGTGGGTGTCTGCTTCGATACCTGCCATGCCTTCGGCGGCGGGTACGAACTCCGCACCGCGAGGGGGCTGCAGGAGACCCTGGACAATTTCGACCGGGCGATCGGCCTCTCGAGGGTCCGCGTCGTCCACTGCAACGACTCCAAGGGGGACCTTGGCAGCGGGCTCGACCGGCACGAGCACATCGGTCTCGGGTATATTGGTGAAGAAGGGTTTCGCACTATCCTGCACCATCCGTTCTTCCGAAACCTCCCGCTTATATGCGAGACTCCTGAAGACGACCGGAGGAATGACGCCGGCAATCTTACTAAAGTCCGCGAGCTGGCGGGGGATTGA